A genomic window from Acinetobacter chinensis includes:
- a CDS encoding monovalent cation:proton antiporter-2 (CPA2) family protein, translated as MSLLLQITIFIGASLLLVPLAKRFGIATVLGYLFTGIVLGPSVLNIASDPEAIQELAEFGVILLMFIIGLELRPQRLWEMRKSIFVIGSVQVGVSALFLAIAVFFALQQSVTASLIIGSALALSSTAFVLQLLSEKQQLNTTFGQQSFSILLFQDIAAIPLIAVIPLLAGTESTHHGIAYFAAIIATFTGLFLFSRYLMRPFFRFVAKSGAYELITAVGLFIVLGVVVLMDVLGISTTLGAFLTGVLLADSEFRHELEASIAPFKGLLLGLFFMTVGMTTELSLIVESPGLIIGGALVLLLIKLLSLTTIARYFQYSLRNSLLLATCLAQGGEFAFVVLNVALSEQVITKAVLEPVNLMVTLSMVLTPLLYWVVTRWVLPLFEKESTPEYDDIPDEHSSIIIAGFGRFGQIIARVAHLQHQSFTAIDSNLEKVDFVRNYGGKLYYGDATQPEILRAAGIEHARIFILAIDDIEDSMNVARHIRLNYPELKLLVRARDRHHVHLLRDLGVEHIWRETYLSSLGMAYRALCELGIEEEDAYRSIELFRDYDEKLLTQQQRVYTDEQKIYETHRNALAELEHLFESDAQAREVPAGVNLKRGLEHQRIDVTRDESE; from the coding sequence ATGTCTTTATTACTGCAGATCACCATTTTTATTGGTGCCTCACTTTTGCTGGTACCACTGGCCAAACGCTTCGGTATTGCCACAGTACTGGGGTATCTGTTTACGGGTATTGTACTGGGTCCCAGTGTGCTGAATATTGCCAGTGATCCTGAAGCCATTCAGGAACTTGCCGAATTTGGTGTCATTCTGCTGATGTTCATAATTGGACTGGAACTGCGTCCACAGCGTCTATGGGAAATGCGTAAATCCATCTTTGTGATCGGCAGTGTGCAGGTAGGTGTCAGCGCACTGTTTCTTGCCATTGCGGTCTTTTTCGCCCTTCAGCAATCTGTGACCGCCAGCCTGATTATCGGTTCAGCACTGGCACTGTCATCCACCGCATTTGTCCTGCAGCTGCTCAGTGAAAAACAGCAACTGAACACCACCTTCGGTCAGCAGTCATTTTCCATTCTGCTTTTCCAGGATATTGCTGCTATTCCACTGATTGCCGTGATTCCACTGCTCGCAGGAACGGAATCCACCCATCACGGCATTGCCTATTTCGCAGCAATTATTGCAACCTTTACCGGACTGTTTCTGTTCAGTCGTTATCTGATGCGCCCGTTTTTCCGCTTTGTTGCAAAAAGTGGTGCATATGAGCTGATTACGGCCGTAGGGCTGTTTATTGTACTGGGCGTGGTTGTACTGATGGATGTACTCGGCATCAGTACCACGCTTGGGGCTTTTCTGACCGGTGTACTGCTTGCAGACTCCGAATTCCGTCATGAGCTTGAAGCCAGTATTGCCCCTTTTAAAGGATTGCTGCTGGGTCTGTTTTTTATGACCGTAGGCATGACCACAGAACTGTCACTGATTGTGGAGTCTCCAGGACTGATCATTGGTGGAGCACTGGTTCTGCTGCTGATCAAATTATTATCCTTAACTACCATTGCCCGTTATTTTCAGTACTCCTTGCGCAACAGTCTGTTACTGGCGACCTGCCTGGCACAGGGCGGTGAATTTGCCTTTGTCGTACTGAATGTCGCACTCAGTGAACAGGTCATCACAAAGGCTGTGCTGGAACCTGTCAATCTGATGGTAACCCTTTCCATGGTGCTGACACCATTGCTGTACTGGGTGGTTACCAGATGGGTGCTGCCATTGTTTGAAAAAGAAAGTACGCCTGAATACGATGACATTCCCGATGAGCACAGTTCAATCATCATTGCCGGTTTTGGACGTTTCGGACAGATTATTGCCCGTGTTGCCCATTTACAGCACCAGTCCTTTACCGCCATCGACAGCAACCTGGAAAAAGTGGATTTTGTCAGAAACTATGGCGGTAAACTTTATTATGGCGATGCCACTCAACCGGAAATTTTACGCGCAGCTGGCATTGAGCATGCCCGCATTTTCATCCTGGCTATTGATGACATAGAAGACTCCATGAATGTTGCCCGGCATATCCGTCTGAATTATCCCGAACTGAAACTGCTGGTCCGTGCCAGAGACCGCCATCATGTCCATCTGTTACGTGACCTTGGGGTTGAGCATATCTGGCGTGAAACCTATCTGTCTTCATTGGGCATGGCTTACAGAGCGCTCTGTGAACTGGGGATTGAGGAAGAAGATGCTTACCGCAGCATTGAGCTGTTCCGTGACTATGATGAAAAACTGCTGACTCAGCAGCAGCGGGTCTATACCGATGAACAGAAAATTTATGAAACACACCGTAACGCTTTAGCCGAACTTGAACACCTGTTTGAAAGTGATGCACAGGCGCGTGAAGTCCCAGCTGGCGTCAATCTGAAGCGCGGACTGGAACATCAGCGGATAGATGTTACTAGGGATGAATCTGAGTGA
- the gspG gene encoding type II secretion system major pseudopilin GspG, whose product MQRKMYQTRQTGFTLIEVMVVIVILGVLAALIVPNVMGRGEKAKVDTTVITLKGVAGALDQYKLDNSKYPSMQDGGLDALVNQPASAKNWMPGGYVKGGYPKDSWDNDLQYVVPGQEGRAFDLYSFGADGKEGGEGNDADIYYQP is encoded by the coding sequence ATGCAACGGAAAATGTATCAGACCAGACAGACCGGTTTCACACTGATTGAAGTCATGGTGGTTATTGTTATTCTGGGAGTGCTTGCTGCGCTGATCGTTCCAAATGTCATGGGACGTGGTGAAAAAGCCAAAGTGGATACGACAGTGATTACCCTCAAAGGGGTTGCTGGTGCGCTTGATCAGTACAAACTCGATAACAGTAAATACCCATCCATGCAGGATGGCGGTCTTGATGCCCTGGTGAATCAGCCTGCATCTGCAAAAAACTGGATGCCTGGCGGTTATGTCAAAGGTGGATATCCAAAAGACAGCTGGGATAACGATCTTCAGTATGTTGTTCCTGGACAGGAAGGACGTGCATTTGACCTGTATTCTTTTGGCGCTGACGGTAAAGAAGGTGGCGAAGGAAATGATGCAGATATTTATTATCAGCCTTGA
- a CDS encoding primosomal protein N' yields MPDLTSASAPVFRIRVAVPVYLYDCFDYMLSEQDYQKAQPGARVLVSFGRQNLTGIVTEKIAPDAPLSSEFKLKYITELLDDEPLLDTQTLNLLTWSAQYYQFPIGEVMHTALPALLRQGKPYNLLARMWKLLDEHADARLKRSERQQEAYKILKLHPSGTAENILNLAGVETATLKALEKKGICECVLEAQNFSPQAVSLAQMPLTANEDQKKAVQGILKAQKKYQAFLLDGLTGSGKTEVYLQVMQEVLKQGKQVLVLVPEIGLTPQTISRFQSRFHCDIAMLHSGLNDSRRLQAWQAAQTGKASIILGTRSAIFTPLPRLGLIVLDEEHDLSFKQQEGFRYHARDVALYRAHLQNCPVILGSATPSIDSYALVDQGKMTVLELNQRAGSAQMPKIHILDLKIAQKEHGISKILLAEMKKRLDKKEQVLVFLNRRGYAPVLICESCAWQARCPHCDANFTVHYQPYSHLHCHHCGTIHRLPDHCPACQHTELKSIGMGTAKVEESLNSLFPDHEVIRVDRDSTSRVGSWQKIYDKIHKSEPVILLGTQMLAKGHHFPYVTLVAVLDIDAGLLSVDFRAPERTAQLIVQVSGRAGRGEHKGDVYLQTLRPDHPLLLTLVNENYRAFAQQTLIERKNALLPPYRYAALIRCESSSQQQNQDFLQEHAGLLRQRSDLNADIWGPIPAPMERKAGRWQAHMVLLSQDRARLHYHMRSWWQNMLHQKPSTMKLTLDIDPQELS; encoded by the coding sequence ATGCCAGACCTAACTTCCGCCTCTGCTCCAGTTTTTCGCATTCGGGTTGCTGTACCAGTTTACCTGTATGACTGTTTTGACTATATGCTCAGTGAACAGGACTATCAGAAAGCCCAGCCAGGTGCCAGGGTGCTTGTGTCATTTGGAAGACAGAATCTGACGGGGATTGTGACTGAAAAAATTGCGCCTGATGCTCCACTCAGTTCAGAGTTTAAACTGAAATACATTACTGAACTGCTGGATGATGAACCACTGCTGGATACTCAGACCTTAAATTTACTGACATGGTCGGCACAGTACTATCAGTTCCCTATCGGTGAGGTCATGCACACTGCATTACCTGCACTGCTGCGCCAGGGTAAACCCTATAATCTGCTCGCCAGGATGTGGAAACTGCTGGACGAACATGCAGATGCCCGTCTGAAACGCTCTGAAAGACAGCAGGAAGCCTATAAAATTCTTAAACTGCACCCGTCTGGAACAGCAGAAAATATTCTGAATCTGGCAGGCGTTGAAACCGCCACACTCAAAGCTCTGGAAAAAAAAGGTATCTGTGAATGTGTGCTAGAAGCACAGAATTTCAGTCCTCAGGCTGTCAGCCTGGCTCAGATGCCTCTGACTGCCAACGAAGATCAGAAAAAAGCGGTTCAGGGTATTCTGAAAGCACAAAAAAAATATCAGGCATTTCTGCTCGATGGTTTAACAGGCAGCGGTAAAACTGAAGTGTATCTTCAGGTGATGCAGGAAGTACTGAAACAGGGTAAACAGGTGCTGGTACTGGTACCTGAAATCGGTCTGACACCTCAGACCATCAGCCGCTTTCAGTCACGTTTTCATTGTGATATTGCCATGCTTCATTCGGGTCTGAATGATTCCAGACGTCTTCAGGCATGGCAGGCAGCTCAGACAGGTAAAGCCTCAATTATACTGGGGACACGTTCAGCCATTTTTACCCCACTGCCTCGACTGGGGCTGATTGTGCTGGATGAAGAACATGACCTTTCCTTCAAGCAGCAGGAAGGTTTCCGCTACCATGCCCGTGATGTCGCTCTGTATAGAGCACATCTTCAGAACTGTCCTGTGATTCTGGGAAGTGCCACACCAAGTATAGACAGCTATGCCCTTGTGGATCAGGGTAAAATGACTGTGCTGGAGCTGAATCAGCGGGCAGGTTCTGCTCAGATGCCTAAAATTCATATTCTTGATTTAAAAATTGCACAGAAAGAGCATGGCATCAGTAAAATTCTGCTGGCTGAAATGAAAAAACGGCTGGATAAAAAAGAACAGGTACTGGTGTTTCTGAACCGTCGGGGCTACGCTCCTGTACTGATCTGTGAAAGCTGTGCCTGGCAAGCCCGATGTCCGCACTGTGATGCCAATTTTACGGTTCACTATCAGCCGTATTCACATCTGCACTGCCATCACTGCGGTACCATACACCGTTTACCCGATCACTGCCCTGCCTGTCAGCACACTGAGCTGAAATCCATTGGAATGGGCACAGCCAAAGTAGAGGAAAGCCTGAACAGCTTATTCCCTGATCATGAGGTGATTCGGGTCGATCGGGATTCGACCAGCCGTGTCGGCAGCTGGCAAAAAATTTATGACAAAATTCATAAAAGTGAACCCGTCATTTTGCTCGGAACACAGATGCTTGCCAAAGGGCATCATTTCCCTTATGTGACCCTGGTTGCTGTACTGGATATAGATGCCGGACTGCTGAGTGTTGATTTTCGTGCACCTGAACGCACAGCTCAATTGATTGTTCAGGTTTCAGGACGTGCAGGACGCGGTGAACACAAAGGTGATGTTTATTTACAGACGCTCAGACCTGATCATCCTTTACTGCTGACTCTGGTCAATGAAAACTACAGAGCTTTTGCACAGCAGACACTGATAGAACGTAAAAATGCTTTACTGCCACCCTATCGCTATGCAGCTCTGATCCGCTGTGAATCATCCAGTCAGCAGCAGAATCAGGATTTTTTACAGGAACATGCAGGGCTGTTACGTCAGCGCAGTGACCTGAATGCAGATATCTGGGGACCCATTCCTGCACCAATGGAACGTAAAGCAGGACGCTGGCAGGCACATATGGTACTGTTATCACAGGATCGGGCACGACTGCATTATCATATGCGCAGCTGGTGGCAGAACATGCTGCATCAGAAACCCTCCACGATGAAACTGACACTGGATATTGACCCTCAGGAACTCAGCTGA
- a CDS encoding GFA family protein codes for MLNGQCLCGEIKFQLHQKIKTVYQCHCSLCRKQSGTHANHATMINQQYFEWLQGISLIQTYRKASGFCSCFCTQCGSPVPNQIGSSVYMWIPLGLLESVTTPEQRVNFCLSSKADWEVSGFASTTTDYMELPSWTELSLLFDAE; via the coding sequence ATGCTGAACGGGCAATGCTTATGCGGCGAAATAAAATTTCAACTGCACCAGAAAATTAAAACAGTTTATCAGTGCCATTGCAGCTTATGCAGAAAACAGTCCGGTACGCATGCCAATCATGCAACCATGATTAATCAACAGTATTTTGAATGGTTACAGGGGATATCACTGATTCAGACCTACAGAAAAGCATCAGGATTCTGTTCCTGCTTCTGTACCCAGTGCGGCTCACCTGTTCCAAATCAGATTGGAAGCAGTGTTTATATGTGGATTCCACTGGGACTGCTTGAATCTGTAACAACACCCGAACAAAGAGTGAATTTTTGTCTGTCTTCAAAAGCTGACTGGGAAGTCTCAGGCTTTGCCAGCACGACAACGGATTATATGGAACTTCCCTCATGGACTGAACTCAGCTTACTGTTTGATGCTGAATAA
- the gspF gene encoding type II secretion system inner membrane protein GspF, translated as MPAYQFTAIDASGKQQKGVLEGDSARQIRQQLRDRALIPVAVEPVEQKDRQTGSKWFQKKITAYDLALLTRQLSVLVAASIPLEEAIRAVGKQTEKPHVQNLLMSVRSKVLEGHSLASALQQAGRFPELYTATIAAGERSGHLDLILDQLSDYTENRFAMQKKVQGAMIYPVILMLMSFAIVMGLMTYVVPDIVKTFDQSKDALPWITVALMKASDFIRVAWPFLLVGSVVGMFLLIRFLNTTAGHYAFDRLTLRLPLFGKLSRGINAARFASTLSILTRSGVPLVDALKIGAAVSSNWVIRDSVNAAAEKVTEGGNLATQLERSGYFPPMMVQMIKSGEASGELDRMLERASGMQDREVTAFISTLLALLEPLMLVFMASIVLVIVIAVMLPIVNMNNMI; from the coding sequence ATGCCTGCATATCAATTTACTGCCATTGATGCTTCAGGAAAGCAGCAAAAAGGAGTGCTGGAAGGTGATTCAGCACGTCAGATCCGTCAGCAGTTGCGTGACAGGGCACTGATACCGGTTGCTGTTGAACCTGTAGAGCAGAAAGACAGGCAGACAGGAAGCAAATGGTTTCAGAAAAAAATCACAGCTTACGATCTTGCTCTGCTGACCCGTCAGCTTTCAGTACTGGTGGCTGCATCCATTCCGCTTGAAGAAGCCATTCGGGCTGTCGGAAAACAGACTGAAAAACCGCATGTTCAGAATTTACTGATGTCTGTCCGTTCAAAAGTCCTGGAAGGACATTCACTGGCCAGCGCACTGCAACAGGCTGGACGTTTTCCAGAACTTTATACGGCAACAATCGCAGCAGGAGAACGCTCAGGACATCTGGATCTGATCCTGGATCAGCTTTCTGACTATACCGAAAACCGTTTTGCCATGCAGAAAAAAGTACAGGGCGCGATGATCTATCCTGTCATTCTGATGCTGATGTCTTTTGCCATTGTGATGGGACTGATGACCTATGTCGTACCGGATATTGTCAAAACATTTGATCAGAGCAAAGATGCCTTACCCTGGATTACGGTTGCTTTAATGAAAGCTAGTGATTTCATTCGGGTTGCCTGGCCTTTTCTGCTGGTTGGCAGTGTGGTGGGGATGTTTCTGCTGATCCGCTTTCTGAACACCACAGCAGGACATTATGCCTTTGATCGTTTAACACTCAGACTGCCATTATTTGGTAAATTATCCCGTGGTATAAATGCAGCCAGATTTGCCAGTACACTGTCCATTCTGACCCGATCAGGTGTTCCACTGGTGGATGCGCTGAAAATTGGCGCTGCAGTCAGCAGTAACTGGGTCATACGCGATTCAGTCAATGCAGCAGCAGAAAAAGTGACAGAAGGTGGCAACCTTGCAACTCAGCTGGAGCGAAGTGGTTATTTCCCACCAATGATGGTACAAATGATCAAAAGTGGAGAGGCTTCCGGTGAGCTGGACCGCATGCTCGAGCGGGCATCCGGTATGCAGGACAGAGAAGTGACAGCATTTATTTCCACCCTGCTTGCTTTGCTTGAACCGCTGATGCTGGTGTTCATGGCAAGTATTGTGCTGGTGATTGTGATTGCAGTCATGCTGCCGATTGTAAATATGAATAATATGATTTAA
- the lnt gene encoding apolipoprotein N-acyltransferase produces MRTYFDKLLNTKEQKQLPVIFPLLISLFSGAIFSFALAPYHWWWLAILSPALLYASLRKRSAKQAFFIGWSYGIGLWFVGAFWLYTSIHVYGDTNAVLSVLMIAIMALLMGLFTAVQTWLYRRFFPETPLTFAPLWVLFEWSKTWVFTGFPWLFAGYAFTERFIDGYAPLFGIFGVSFVVIVLACAVVEILNRRLFWAIPSALLLLGAWGASQLSFVQAKNERPLEVSLIQGNIPQDLKWLTEYQIKTLEIYANLTRTEWGRDLIVWPESSIPMFQTDIEPFLEAMKVQADKTGSAWVTGIPYWDLKQSQAEGYPMYYNTLMATGFESEGLYKKQRLVPFGEYIPLSGLLSWVLPALQNDPSMSGFSRGEKDQKPLSIRHHRLGSAICYEVAYPNLTRRNAAQSDFLVTVSNDAWFTGTAGPQQHLQMVQMRAKENGRWFIRATNTGVTAIIDHQGHIVKQAPMDQPAVLRGNLPAMQGETLYTRLSDWPVLGFSLLLLILGWLYRPRKVDVSFKSRR; encoded by the coding sequence ATGAGGACTTACTTCGACAAACTGCTGAATACTAAAGAACAGAAGCAGTTACCTGTCATTTTTCCCTTACTGATTTCACTGTTCTCAGGGGCAATTTTCAGTTTCGCACTTGCCCCATACCACTGGTGGTGGCTTGCTATTCTTTCGCCTGCACTGCTGTACGCTTCGTTACGCAAGCGTTCGGCTAAACAGGCATTTTTTATCGGATGGTCTTATGGCATAGGACTGTGGTTTGTCGGAGCATTCTGGCTGTACACCTCCATCCATGTCTATGGCGACACCAATGCAGTGCTCAGCGTACTCATGATTGCCATTATGGCACTGCTCATGGGGCTGTTTACCGCCGTTCAGACCTGGCTTTACCGTCGGTTTTTCCCTGAAACCCCATTAACCTTTGCACCGCTGTGGGTGTTGTTTGAATGGTCCAAAACCTGGGTTTTCACAGGTTTTCCATGGCTGTTTGCAGGCTATGCATTCACCGAACGCTTCATTGACGGTTACGCCCCTCTGTTTGGTATTTTTGGCGTATCTTTTGTCGTCATTGTACTTGCCTGTGCTGTTGTCGAAATATTAAACCGACGCCTGTTCTGGGCTATCCCGTCTGCCCTTTTATTACTGGGTGCATGGGGTGCATCTCAGCTTTCATTCGTGCAAGCTAAAAATGAACGTCCACTGGAAGTCTCGCTGATTCAGGGAAATATTCCTCAGGACTTAAAATGGCTGACTGAATACCAGATCAAGACACTGGAAATCTATGCAAATCTGACCCGTACTGAATGGGGACGTGATCTGATTGTTTGGCCTGAATCATCCATTCCGATGTTTCAGACCGATATTGAACCTTTCCTTGAAGCCATGAAAGTTCAGGCTGATAAAACAGGATCAGCATGGGTCACCGGTATTCCCTACTGGGATTTAAAACAGTCTCAGGCTGAAGGCTATCCAATGTATTACAATACCTTGATGGCAACTGGCTTTGAGTCTGAAGGTCTGTATAAAAAGCAGCGTCTGGTGCCCTTTGGTGAATATATTCCCCTTTCAGGATTACTGAGCTGGGTACTGCCCGCATTGCAGAATGATCCTTCCATGAGTGGTTTTTCCCGTGGTGAAAAAGATCAGAAACCACTTTCAATCCGTCATCACCGTCTAGGTTCAGCGATCTGTTATGAAGTGGCCTATCCTAATCTGACACGCCGTAATGCGGCTCAAAGTGACTTTCTGGTGACGGTATCCAACGATGCCTGGTTTACAGGAACTGCCGGACCACAGCAGCACCTGCAAATGGTTCAGATGCGTGCCAAAGAAAACGGTAGATGGTTTATCCGTGCAACCAACACGGGCGTCACAGCAATCATTGACCATCAGGGGCATATCGTGAAGCAGGCACCTATGGATCAGCCTGCGGTATTACGAGGCAACCTGCCAGCCATGCAGGGTGAAACGCTGTATACACGCTTAAGTGACTGGCCTGTACTCGGCTTCTCTTTATTGCTGCTGATTTTAGGATGGCTTTATCGTCCACGGAAAGTGGATGTCAGCTTCAAATCCCGCAGATAA